One genomic region from Prunus persica cultivar Lovell chromosome G3, Prunus_persica_NCBIv2, whole genome shotgun sequence encodes:
- the LOC18783261 gene encoding F-box/kelch-repeat protein At3g23880, whose protein sequence is MSEYLPPEIITQILLRLPIKSLLQCTSICKSWNSLIKHTRFINNHLNLNLDKTSNSPLLLLRHCPKDPTRELYSLHLDNGSFQEHSKPELPVQSLNECFRIVGSCNGLILLSDDYFTDYNMFVLWNPSIRKFITLAKPHVPKSPHHSVYGFGFDSKKNDYKVVRLVYLRQNEGQACPKIELYSLNSGSWKSITSAAPSYQIAQNFRAQVFVNGAVHWVASCKKGNCFRNVVLSFDMSNETFQEIELPEDLACELPTKYMPISAAGKSICVKHFDQNRHTMWVMREYGVVESWEKQVSVDVHVTPNFTPKFRVLQVLGCRKNNGEFLLERYDHGRKIGELVSHDPKKNTNEFLGVHTDPGYSCIVYYTESLVLLDKMSRSMQIS, encoded by the coding sequence ATGTCAGAGTACCTTCCTCCAGAAATCATAACCCAAATTCTTCTTAGGCTACCCATCAAATCTCTTCTTCAGTGCACCTCTATCTGCAAATCTTGGAACTCCCTAATTAAACACACTAGATTCATCAACAACCACCTTAACCTCAATTTAGACAAAACAAGCAATTCCCCTTTGCTCCTTCTCAGGCACTGCCCCAAGGACCCCACTAGAGAGCTCTATTCTCTACACTTAGACAATGGTTCATTCCAAGAACACTCAAAGCCAGAGCTTCCAGTTCAGAGCCTCAATGAGTGTTTCCGAATCGTGGGTTCGTGCAACGGATTGATTCTCCTCTCGGATGATTACTTCACAGATTACAACATGTTTGTTCTATGGAACCCCTCCATTAGAAAGTTCATCACGCTTGCTAAGCCTCATGTCCCAAAATCTCCCCATCATTCTGTttatggctttggctttgaTTCTAAGAAAAATGATTACAAGGTAGTAAGACTGGTGTATCTCCGCCAAAATGAAGGCCAAGCTTGCCCGAAAATCGAGCTTTATTCGCTAAACTCAGGGTCTTGGAAAAGCATTACATCAGCTGCTCCCAGTTATCAGATTGCTCAAAACTTTCGGGCTCAAGTTTTTGTCAATGGGGCTGTCCATTGGGTTGCGTCTTGTAAGAAAGGAAATTGTTTTCGCAATGTGGTTTTGTCCTTTGATATGAGTAATGAGACTTTCCAGGAGATTGAGCTGCCAGAAGACTTAGCTTGTGAGTTGCCAACTAAGTACATGCCCATTTCGGCTGCCGGCAAGTCCATTTGTGTAAAGCACTTTGATCAAAATAGACATACTATGTGGGTTATGAGAGAGTATGGGGTCGTGGAATCTTGGGAAAAGCAAGTCTCTGTTGATGTACATGTCACTCCCAATTTCACTCCCAAATTCAGAGTACTGCAGGTTTTGGGGTGTAGGAAAAATAATGGTGAGTTTCTATTAGAAAGGTATGACCATGGAAGAAAGATTGGAGAGTTAGTCTCTCATGATCCCAAGAAGAACACAAATGAGTTTCTTGGAGTTCACACAGATCCAGGGTATTCATGTATTGTATATTACACGGAAAGCCTAGTTTTGCTAGATAAGATGAGCAGATCCATGCAGATTTCAtga
- the LOC18782757 gene encoding uncharacterized protein LOC18782757: MLPTGSILICKCLCKTWQDLISDHEFAKLHFAQAESYPLVRPSNPTRVSRTLYLVEPEDSSDFDFEHSNCTCYDASDFLFNECNGHQFHMNLAKPLRNAEEVLNTHNDANRKSGTKKKLCIKVCPAGHKYEVVNSCNGLLCLSKPFINDPVVCNPITV, from the exons ATGCTACCAACTGGgagcattctcatttgcaaaTGTTTATGCAAGACTTGGCAAGATCTAATTTCGGACCATGAATTTGCTAAGCTGCACTTTGCACAAGCAGAGTCCTACCCTTTGGTCCGGCCCTCTAATCCAACTCGTGTGTCAAGAACCCTTTATCTGGTCGAGCCCGAAGATAGCTCTGATTTTGATTTCGAGCACAGCAACTGTACGTGTTATGATGCCTCTGACTTTCTTTTTAATGAGTGCAATGGGCATCAGTTCCACATGAATCTTGCCAAACCATTGCGCAATGCTGAGGAAGTACTCAATACCCACAATGATGCCAATAGGAAATCTGGAACTAAAAAGAAGctttgcattaaggtatgtcCAGCTGGTCACAAGTATGAGGTGGTGAATTCGTGTAACGGATTGCTTTGCTTGTCTAAACCATTCATCAATGACCCTGTTGTGTGCAACCCAATAACCG TCTGA